One genomic segment of Pandoraea thiooxydans includes these proteins:
- a CDS encoding type 1 glutamine amidotransferase domain-containing protein yields the protein MKILFVLTSHDQLGNTGKKTGFWLEEFAAPYYALKDAGAELTLASPHGGQPPLDPKSSDPSAQTEATRRFAADPVAQDGLANTRKLAEVRAADYDAVFYPGGHGPLWDLAEDRHSIALIEQMIAAGRPVAAVCHAPGVLRHVKAKDGEPLVNSRKVTGFSNSEEAAVELTDVVPFLVEDMLAANGGEYSKAADWAPHVVVDGLLITGQNPASSEPAAKALLDKLRGA from the coding sequence ATGAAGATTCTTTTCGTTCTGACCTCGCACGACCAGTTGGGCAACACCGGCAAGAAAACCGGCTTCTGGCTGGAAGAATTCGCCGCGCCGTACTACGCGCTCAAGGACGCCGGGGCCGAACTCACGCTCGCCTCGCCACACGGCGGACAGCCGCCGCTCGACCCGAAAAGCAGCGACCCTTCGGCGCAAACCGAGGCCACGCGCCGCTTCGCCGCAGACCCGGTCGCGCAGGACGGCCTGGCCAACACCCGCAAGCTCGCCGAAGTGCGCGCCGCCGACTACGACGCGGTGTTCTATCCGGGCGGGCACGGACCGCTGTGGGACCTCGCCGAGGACCGGCACTCGATCGCGCTGATCGAGCAAATGATTGCCGCCGGCAGGCCGGTGGCCGCGGTCTGCCATGCCCCTGGCGTGCTGCGCCATGTCAAGGCGAAAGATGGCGAGCCGCTGGTCAACAGCCGCAAGGTCACGGGATTTTCGAACAGTGAGGAAGCAGCGGTGGAGCTCACCGACGTGGTGCCGTTCCTGGTCGAGGACATGCTCGCGGCCAACGGCGGCGAGTATTCGAAAGCGGCCGACTGGGCGCCGCACGTGGTGGTCGACGGCCTGCTGATCACCGGTCAGAATCCGGCTTCGTCGGAGCCGGCGGCCAAGGCGCTGCTCGACAAACTGCGCGGCGCCTGA
- a CDS encoding zinc-dependent alcohol dehydrogenase family protein produces the protein MKSYHASLGAGIAGISVRERQRPAPGPGEVLIRIHACALNARELMILRGYYTLPVKPDVVLLADGAGEIIDVGTGVVRHKVGDRVAGSVFPRWIDGRFSLDVAAQIGGSLDGMLAEFVVANEDAVVRIPDHLSFEQAATLPCAGVTAWNALTGLRPPSPGDTVLTLGSGSVSLFALAFAKMHGARVIATTSSDAKAERLRRLGADAVLNYRADPQWHAAVRELTGGRGVDHVIEVGGGGTLEKSLKSVAIEGQIAIVGWLANQTTTIDVRAIAGSVATMRRVAVGSRAQFEAMNRAISAHLTAPVIDRVFDFADTLSAFRYFEAGNTFGKVVVRLA, from the coding sequence ATGAAAAGCTATCACGCCAGCCTGGGTGCCGGCATCGCTGGAATCAGCGTTCGCGAGCGTCAAAGGCCCGCGCCAGGCCCCGGCGAGGTGCTCATCCGCATCCACGCCTGTGCCCTCAATGCCCGTGAATTGATGATCCTGCGCGGGTATTACACGCTGCCCGTCAAGCCCGACGTCGTACTTTTGGCCGACGGGGCCGGCGAGATCATTGACGTCGGCACCGGCGTGGTGCGCCACAAGGTCGGCGACCGCGTCGCCGGCTCAGTGTTTCCGCGTTGGATCGACGGCCGATTCAGCCTGGATGTCGCCGCGCAAATTGGCGGCTCGCTCGATGGGATGCTCGCGGAATTCGTCGTGGCAAACGAGGATGCGGTGGTGCGCATTCCGGACCACCTGTCGTTCGAGCAGGCGGCGACGCTGCCCTGCGCCGGCGTGACCGCGTGGAACGCGCTGACCGGGCTTCGTCCACCGTCGCCTGGCGACACCGTGCTGACGCTCGGATCCGGATCGGTGTCGCTGTTCGCGCTCGCGTTCGCCAAAATGCACGGCGCACGGGTGATCGCCACGACCTCCAGCGACGCCAAGGCCGAACGCCTGCGTCGCCTGGGGGCCGACGCAGTCCTCAACTACAGGGCCGATCCGCAATGGCATGCGGCGGTCCGCGAATTGACCGGCGGCCGCGGCGTCGATCATGTCATCGAAGTGGGCGGCGGCGGCACGCTTGAGAAGTCACTGAAATCGGTAGCGATCGAGGGCCAGATCGCGATCGTCGGCTGGCTTGCCAACCAGACCACGACAATCGATGTTCGTGCGATCGCTGGCAGCGTAGCCACCATGCGCCGCGTTGCGGTCGGCAGTCGCGCCCAATTCGAAGCGATGAACCGCGCGATCTCGGCTCACCTCACGGCGCCAGTGATCGATCGCGTCTTCGACTTCGCCGACACGCTGTCGGCATTCCGCTATTTCGAGGCAGGCAACACCTTCGGCAAGGTGGTGGTGCGGCTCGCCTGA
- a CDS encoding LysR family transcriptional regulator, producing the protein MTHTNEFTGLAEFLAVARHASFRAAGAELGVTPSAVSQAIRSLETRIGLPLFLRTTRSVSLTEAGSRLMSRLAPAAVEINEALGALDALRERPAGNLRLSVPRIAMELIIARILPEFRRLYPDVTVEIDVNDATVDLSTAQFDAGIRIEEFVERDMVAVRLTPDFRWVVVGSPAYFAARGRPRSPKDLMQHECVRYRFPSAHTIYRWQFLRRGGEYSLDAPGGIVVNDHLGMVEFARLGLGLAYTVDCLVKDDIESGALEEVLAPHLPTKAGLFLYFPVRSQTQPKLRAFIDIATAYWGGRR; encoded by the coding sequence ATGACCCATACCAACGAATTCACGGGCCTTGCCGAGTTTCTGGCGGTTGCCAGGCATGCGAGTTTCCGCGCGGCCGGGGCCGAGCTGGGCGTCACGCCGTCCGCGGTCAGCCAGGCCATTCGCTCGCTCGAGACGCGCATCGGATTGCCATTGTTTCTGCGCACGACGCGCAGTGTTTCCTTGACCGAGGCAGGATCCCGACTGATGAGCCGGCTGGCGCCGGCAGCCGTCGAAATCAATGAGGCTTTGGGCGCGCTCGACGCCTTGCGCGAGCGTCCGGCCGGCAATCTGCGCCTGTCCGTGCCGCGGATTGCCATGGAATTGATAATCGCGCGCATCCTGCCCGAATTCCGGCGGCTTTACCCTGATGTGACGGTCGAAATTGACGTCAACGACGCCACGGTCGATCTGTCTACCGCGCAGTTCGATGCGGGGATTCGCATCGAGGAGTTTGTCGAGCGCGATATGGTCGCGGTCCGGCTGACGCCCGACTTTCGCTGGGTCGTAGTCGGATCGCCCGCCTATTTCGCGGCGCGCGGCCGCCCACGCTCGCCGAAGGATTTGATGCAGCACGAGTGCGTCCGCTATCGTTTTCCATCGGCGCACACGATTTATCGCTGGCAATTCCTGCGGCGCGGCGGCGAATACTCGCTCGATGCGCCCGGTGGAATCGTCGTCAACGACCATCTCGGGATGGTCGAGTTCGCCAGGCTGGGGCTGGGTCTTGCCTATACCGTCGACTGCCTCGTGAAAGACGACATCGAATCCGGTGCACTCGAGGAAGTTCTTGCGCCGCACCTGCCGACCAAAGCCGGCCTGTTTCTCTATTTTCCGGTTCGAAGCCAGACGCAGCCGAAGCTGCGGGCTTTCATCGACATTGCGACGGCATACTGGGGAGGGCGCAGATAG
- a CDS encoding YciI family protein gives MPRYMIQVRATAMSEAGEFPDDPTLVPRMMAFHDEMAKAGVLLDGAGLQPSSQGFRVQYDAAGEVLVTDGPFVETKELIAGYTLIEVRSRNEALAWARRFPAPFPGQPCCIEVRPLMGGIDLPPEDAERIIRDQLATIKHGG, from the coding sequence ATGCCCCGTTATATGATCCAGGTTCGCGCCACCGCAATGAGCGAAGCCGGCGAGTTCCCTGATGACCCTACGCTCGTGCCGCGCATGATGGCCTTCCACGACGAGATGGCCAAGGCCGGCGTGCTGCTCGATGGCGCCGGCCTGCAGCCCAGCAGTCAGGGGTTTCGCGTGCAATACGATGCCGCCGGTGAGGTACTCGTCACGGACGGCCCGTTCGTCGAGACAAAGGAGCTGATTGCCGGCTACACGCTGATCGAGGTGCGCTCACGCAACGAAGCGCTGGCCTGGGCGCGGCGCTTTCCGGCGCCATTTCCTGGCCAGCCTTGTTGCATCGAAGTACGCCCGCTGATGGGTGGCATCGACCTGCCGCCGGAAGACGCCGAGCGCATCATCCGCGACCAGCTGGCCACCATCAAGCACGGCGGATGA
- a CDS encoding VOC family protein, with amino-acid sequence MARFQPDGWHTVTPRIVVRDPGNLITFLKMVFRAQGECHHGLPAEIMIGDSIVMVSGADRLREPMPAFLYVYVEDADSTFHRAIAANAVSLEVPADMPYGDRRAMVRDPWGNTWQIATHHRDLSVAEIRSRLANGG; translated from the coding sequence ATGGCTAGATTTCAGCCGGATGGTTGGCATACCGTTACGCCCCGAATCGTCGTCCGGGATCCGGGAAACCTGATCACATTCCTCAAGATGGTGTTTCGGGCACAAGGCGAATGCCACCACGGGCTGCCTGCCGAAATCATGATCGGCGATTCCATCGTGATGGTTAGCGGCGCAGACCGCCTCCGTGAACCGATGCCGGCGTTTCTGTATGTCTACGTCGAGGACGCCGATTCGACCTTTCATCGAGCGATCGCGGCGAATGCGGTCTCGCTCGAAGTCCCGGCCGATATGCCCTACGGCGACAGGCGAGCGATGGTAAGAGATCCGTGGGGAAACACATGGCAGATTGCCACCCATCACCGCGACCTTTCGGTTGCCGAGATCCGGTCAAGATTGGCCAACGGTGGATAG
- a CDS encoding LysR family transcriptional regulator — MKQGDLQTDWLRCFVAVVDAGSLSGATGEVHRSQSAVSMQLKKLESALGLRLIERGSRTLALTQDGQTLLGYARRILDLHAQAQLALHGEQLTGRVRLGVPDDYAGSYLTPVLKRFAPRYSGVEIELICEQSTSLIPRVASGELDIALVSRDHARRGTLLFHEPMVWVGAAQFELWRRDPIPIAVYESASLARRSAIHSLAQQGRRYKVVYNSSSLAGQIAAVESGLAVAALTQCSTPGHLRILGRDEGLGPLEPMEVAVYRSRDSRGSKAVDSLHDLLARTLRQSASA; from the coding sequence ATGAAACAGGGCGATTTGCAGACAGATTGGCTAAGATGCTTCGTCGCCGTGGTCGATGCGGGCTCTCTGTCGGGCGCCACGGGCGAGGTACATCGGTCACAGTCGGCAGTAAGCATGCAGCTCAAAAAGCTCGAGAGCGCCCTCGGACTGCGGCTCATCGAGCGCGGCTCACGCACGCTCGCCCTCACCCAAGATGGCCAGACGCTGCTCGGCTACGCGCGTCGCATTCTCGACTTGCATGCGCAAGCGCAGCTTGCACTGCACGGCGAGCAACTCACCGGGCGGGTGAGGCTCGGCGTGCCCGACGACTATGCGGGGAGTTATCTGACGCCGGTGCTCAAGCGGTTCGCACCGCGGTACAGCGGTGTCGAAATCGAGCTGATCTGCGAGCAATCCACCTCGCTCATCCCGCGCGTGGCGAGCGGCGAACTGGACATCGCGCTGGTCTCGCGCGATCACGCACGGCGCGGCACCCTGCTGTTTCACGAGCCCATGGTCTGGGTCGGCGCGGCGCAGTTCGAGCTGTGGCGACGCGATCCGATACCGATCGCCGTCTACGAAAGCGCGAGTCTGGCGCGACGCAGCGCAATTCATTCGCTCGCGCAGCAGGGCCGTCGGTACAAAGTGGTCTACAACAGCTCCAGTCTTGCCGGGCAAATCGCGGCAGTCGAAAGCGGGTTGGCGGTGGCCGCGCTCACGCAGTGCAGCACGCCCGGGCATCTGCGGATTCTGGGCCGCGACGAAGGCCTTGGGCCGCTCGAACCGATGGAAGTGGCGGTCTACAGAAGCCGCGATTCGCGTGGCTCGAAGGCCGTCGATAGCCTGCACGATTTGCTGGCCAGGACGTTACGCCAGTCGGCATCGGCCTGA
- a CDS encoding DMT family transporter, translated as MNTSEPIQDATAGFVTTRSSSGIWPFVLGCALLGTIGIFVKNANADPLTVTWFRCAFGLIGLTLWVISRRQTRFLRLTRASAPWVLAAGSLMVVSWGLFFSAIERISAGVAIVLFQFQQMWVLVLGALVLGEPIGRRRIGAVSAAMVGLVLATGIAEHQASGDVRQGYWLGVAFCVVGAFCMAWVTIIAWRLRELPAGILAWWQCAIGTLTLWVWPMQHGWPALGTAWLWLAGLGTIHTGLAYTLIYGGMARMSTGRIALFQFVYPAVAIVVDRLYFGRHLSSLQLMGIVLMSVAILSAERARAVSRTRPGGTEPNEINGA; from the coding sequence ATGAATACCAGCGAGCCCATCCAGGATGCAACCGCCGGCTTCGTGACGACCCGCTCGTCGAGCGGCATATGGCCGTTCGTCCTGGGTTGCGCGCTGCTTGGCACGATCGGCATCTTTGTGAAAAATGCCAATGCCGATCCGTTGACGGTAACGTGGTTTCGCTGTGCGTTCGGCCTGATCGGCCTGACGCTTTGGGTGATATCGCGCCGCCAGACCAGATTTCTTCGACTGACGCGAGCGAGCGCACCCTGGGTGTTGGCCGCAGGTTCCTTGATGGTGGTGAGCTGGGGCCTGTTCTTTTCCGCCATCGAGCGAATATCGGCGGGGGTCGCAATCGTGCTGTTTCAGTTCCAGCAGATGTGGGTGCTGGTGTTGGGCGCCCTGGTCCTGGGGGAGCCGATTGGCCGGCGGCGTATTGGCGCGGTCTCGGCGGCGATGGTTGGCCTTGTGCTGGCGACGGGAATCGCCGAGCACCAGGCAAGCGGTGACGTTCGGCAAGGTTATTGGCTCGGGGTTGCCTTCTGCGTGGTGGGCGCGTTCTGCATGGCCTGGGTAACGATTATCGCCTGGCGTTTGCGCGAGTTGCCGGCGGGTATTCTCGCCTGGTGGCAATGCGCGATCGGCACGCTGACATTGTGGGTCTGGCCGATGCAGCACGGCTGGCCCGCGTTGGGCACTGCGTGGCTGTGGCTTGCCGGGCTCGGCACCATCCACACAGGTTTGGCCTATACGTTGATATATGGTGGCATGGCGCGCATGAGCACCGGCCGCATCGCGTTGTTTCAATTCGTCTATCCGGCGGTCGCGATCGTCGTTGACCGGCTCTACTTCGGGCGGCATTTGAGCAGTCTGCAACTGATGGGAATCGTATTGATGTCGGTGGCAATCCTGTCTGCCGAACGGGCCCGCGCAGTATCGCGAACGCGGCCTGGCGGCACCGAGCCGAATGAAATAAACGGGGCCTGA
- a CDS encoding DUF6566 family protein, translating into MQMHSLMHKGYEINVQPEQTGLGVWRTKVSVRSADGEVAEVRPEAVQPEWLTEAEAVRDGIERGMHSIERELAPDDET; encoded by the coding sequence ATGCAGATGCATTCCTTGATGCACAAGGGTTACGAAATCAACGTGCAACCCGAGCAAACCGGGCTTGGCGTGTGGCGGACCAAGGTCAGCGTGCGCAGTGCGGACGGCGAAGTAGCGGAAGTTCGCCCGGAGGCGGTTCAGCCAGAATGGCTGACCGAGGCCGAAGCGGTGCGGGACGGCATCGAACGGGGCATGCATTCCATCGAGCGCGAGTTGGCGCCAGACGACGAGACTTGA
- the ltrA gene encoding group II intron reverse transcriptase/maturase, whose product MISTPVTEAEALATGATDTRGGRKPQDSVRGAETGAATDGRTKSEDDSLMARVVDRANMRLAYRRVLRNKGSAGVDGLNTEDLGDWLKMHWPSVRQALLDGTYIPRAVRRVDIPKPTGGVRTLGVPTVVDRLIQQAIHQVLQPIFEPTFSASSFGFRPGKSALDAVRQAQAHVQGGQHWVVDIDLEKFFDRVNHDVLMARVARHVQDRTVLKLIRRFLEAGMMAEGLIQERTEGTPQGGPLSPLLSNILLSDLDRKLESRGLAFCRYADDCNIYVGSKTAGRRVMASIRVYLERALKLRVNEAKSAVAPPSTRKFLGYRVAVRQGQAHIRVAPESIKRLVDRVRALLRQGRGWSLAHTIQALNPLLRGWATYFRLNDQRRRMEDLDGWLRRRLRCLLWRQWKRPRTRERRLLELGLRPDRAWKSSVNGRGPWWNAGSHHLKQALPNAYFEVRGLISIRATVDRLQRIN is encoded by the coding sequence ATGATCTCGACGCCGGTTACAGAGGCAGAAGCCCTGGCAACAGGGGCCACGGACACGAGGGGCGGCCGGAAGCCGCAGGATAGTGTTCGGGGTGCGGAGACGGGCGCGGCGACAGACGGGCGAACGAAATCGGAGGACGACTCGCTGATGGCGCGAGTCGTGGATCGCGCGAACATGCGGCTGGCGTATCGGCGAGTGCTGAGGAACAAAGGCTCGGCTGGGGTAGATGGCCTGAACACGGAGGACCTGGGCGACTGGCTCAAGATGCACTGGCCGAGTGTGAGGCAAGCGCTGCTGGACGGGACGTATATTCCACGAGCCGTGCGCCGAGTGGACATTCCCAAGCCGACGGGCGGGGTGCGCACGCTCGGGGTGCCGACCGTGGTAGATCGGCTCATCCAGCAGGCAATACATCAAGTGCTACAACCGATCTTCGAGCCGACGTTCTCGGCAAGTAGTTTCGGTTTCCGGCCGGGCAAGAGCGCGCTGGATGCTGTGCGTCAAGCGCAAGCTCATGTCCAAGGTGGTCAGCATTGGGTGGTGGACATCGACTTGGAGAAGTTCTTCGATCGGGTCAACCACGACGTGCTGATGGCCCGAGTTGCGCGGCATGTGCAAGACAGAACAGTGCTGAAGCTGATTCGTCGCTTCCTGGAAGCGGGGATGATGGCCGAAGGGCTGATCCAGGAGCGCACGGAAGGCACGCCACAAGGCGGACCGCTCTCGCCCCTGCTGTCCAACATCTTGCTGAGCGACTTGGATCGGAAACTGGAGAGCCGGGGTCTGGCGTTCTGCCGATACGCGGACGACTGCAACATCTATGTCGGCAGCAAAACGGCGGGACGCCGGGTCATGGCGAGCATCAGGGTCTATCTCGAGAGGGCCTTGAAGCTGCGCGTGAACGAGGCCAAGAGCGCGGTGGCCCCGCCAAGTACCCGCAAATTCCTGGGTTACCGGGTAGCGGTACGGCAGGGCCAGGCGCACATCCGCGTCGCACCCGAGAGCATCAAGCGATTGGTTGATCGGGTGCGTGCGCTGCTGCGTCAGGGACGCGGGTGGTCCCTGGCACACACGATCCAAGCGCTCAACCCGCTGCTGCGCGGTTGGGCTACATACTTCCGCTTGAACGACCAGCGACGGCGGATGGAAGACTTGGACGGATGGCTGCGTCGACGCTTACGCTGTCTGCTCTGGCGGCAGTGGAAGCGGCCCCGCACGCGGGAGCGCCGACTGCTTGAGCTGGGGCTGCGCCCCGACCGGGCATGGAAATCCAGCGTCAACGGGCGTGGCCCCTGGTGGAATGCCGGGTCCCACCACCTGAAGCAAGCATTACCCAACGCCTATTTCGAGGTGCGGGGACTGATCTCGATCCGCGCTACTGTGGATCGCCTTCAGCGTATCAACTGA
- a CDS encoding LysR family transcriptional regulator — protein MNRNLDLDLIRTFVAVADSGSMTVAANLLHMTQGAVSQQIKRLEDLLGCELFVRQTRKVGLSRRGEQFLANARRLLRLNDEIWAEMTAQPLRGALRVGVPHDLVTQLTPAMKAFTEAHPQVDISLVCATSSELQEAIDGGRLDVSLVECVASEADGEVLRIESLVWVKGRDSNAWQKRPLPLSMVDERCVFRPIVLEALTNAGIAWRSVFENGNIEATAATVRAGLALTAWLGSTLPADVEPLTPKASGLPALPQFAICQRLPATVQPADRVG, from the coding sequence ATGAACCGAAACCTCGATCTCGATCTGATCCGTACATTCGTCGCCGTGGCTGATAGCGGCAGCATGACGGTCGCGGCGAACCTGCTGCATATGACGCAAGGCGCCGTCAGCCAGCAGATAAAGCGCCTCGAAGACCTACTGGGCTGCGAACTGTTCGTGCGCCAGACGCGCAAGGTGGGGCTGTCGCGCCGAGGCGAGCAGTTTCTCGCCAATGCGCGCCGGCTGCTGCGGCTCAACGATGAAATCTGGGCCGAGATGACCGCCCAGCCACTGCGCGGAGCCCTGCGCGTGGGTGTGCCTCACGATCTCGTCACGCAGCTCACGCCCGCGATGAAGGCGTTCACCGAGGCACATCCGCAAGTCGATATTTCGCTGGTGTGCGCCACCTCGTCTGAACTGCAGGAAGCGATCGACGGCGGCCGCCTGGACGTCTCGCTGGTGGAATGCGTCGCCAGCGAAGCCGATGGCGAAGTGCTTCGCATCGAGTCCCTGGTATGGGTCAAGGGGCGCGACAGCAACGCGTGGCAAAAGCGGCCTTTGCCGCTGTCGATGGTCGACGAACGCTGCGTGTTCCGTCCGATCGTGCTCGAGGCACTGACCAACGCGGGCATTGCCTGGCGCAGCGTGTTCGAGAACGGCAACATCGAAGCAACCGCGGCAACCGTGCGCGCGGGCCTCGCGCTCACCGCCTGGCTCGGCTCCACCCTGCCGGCCGACGTGGAGCCGCTCACGCCCAAGGCGAGCGGCCTGCCCGCGCTGCCGCAGTTCGCGATCTGCCAGCGATTGCCCGCGACGGTTCAACCGGCCGATCGGGTCGGGTGA
- a CDS encoding cupin domain-containing protein, translated as MTSHPFAESFDLEAAFAGVSDYWSPKVVAQVNDQYVKIAKVRGELVWHDHEHEDELFYIVRGHLRIEYENGRAVDLPAGSMHVVPRGTLHHPVAEDECWVVLIEPVQTKHTGNVESPQTRTLEEQLR; from the coding sequence ATGACTTCACATCCGTTTGCCGAGTCTTTCGATCTCGAGGCGGCTTTCGCCGGCGTCTCGGACTACTGGTCGCCCAAGGTCGTCGCGCAGGTCAACGATCAATACGTAAAAATCGCGAAGGTGCGCGGGGAGCTTGTGTGGCACGACCACGAGCACGAGGACGAATTGTTCTACATCGTGCGCGGGCATCTGAGGATCGAATATGAAAACGGGCGTGCAGTCGATCTGCCGGCGGGTTCGATGCACGTGGTGCCGCGCGGCACGCTGCACCATCCCGTCGCCGAGGATGAGTGCTGGGTCGTCCTGATCGAGCCCGTGCAGACCAAACATACGGGAAATGTCGAATCGCCGCAGACCCGTACGCTCGAAGAGCAGTTGCGTTAA
- the argC gene encoding N-acetyl-gamma-glutamyl-phosphate reductase, which translates to MNLPLVFIDGDQGTTGLQIHQRLRERTDLKLLTLPVTERKDPRRRAEALNACDITILCLPDAAAREAVDLIVNPAVRVIDASSAHRTHPDWTYGFPEMMPGQARHIAVAHRVTNPGCYPTGAIGLLRPLLQAGLIPGQYPISIHAVSGYSGGGRAAVETYEGRDAANASPYQVYGLGLAHKHVPEIQQHAGLVQRPIFVPAYGAFRQGIVLTIPLALRQLAPGTDAAALHACLARHYAGAPHVQVQSLEESSALTHLDPCALNGTDDLRLDVLANQEHGHVLLSAVFDNLGKGASGAAAQNLDLMLGRL; encoded by the coding sequence ATGAACCTGCCACTCGTTTTCATCGACGGCGACCAGGGCACCACCGGGTTGCAAATCCACCAACGGTTGCGCGAGCGCACCGACCTGAAACTGCTTACGTTGCCCGTGACCGAACGCAAGGATCCGCGGCGGCGCGCCGAAGCCCTCAATGCCTGCGACATCACCATCCTGTGCCTGCCCGACGCGGCGGCACGCGAGGCGGTAGACCTCATCGTCAATCCGGCTGTCAGGGTCATCGACGCCAGTTCCGCGCACCGCACGCATCCCGATTGGACCTATGGCTTTCCTGAAATGATGCCCGGCCAGGCGCGGCACATTGCAGTGGCACACCGGGTGACCAATCCCGGTTGCTATCCGACCGGCGCGATTGGTTTGCTGCGCCCGCTGCTGCAAGCCGGCCTCATCCCTGGTCAATACCCGATCAGCATTCACGCTGTGTCGGGCTATTCCGGCGGCGGGCGGGCCGCGGTCGAAACCTACGAGGGGCGGGACGCCGCCAATGCGTCGCCGTATCAGGTCTATGGCCTGGGGCTTGCGCACAAGCATGTTCCGGAGATTCAGCAGCACGCCGGGCTCGTGCAGCGGCCCATTTTCGTGCCGGCCTATGGCGCGTTCCGCCAGGGCATCGTATTGACCATACCGCTGGCGCTGCGGCAGTTGGCGCCCGGCACGGACGCCGCGGCGCTGCATGCCTGTCTGGCGCGGCACTACGCCGGCGCGCCCCACGTGCAAGTTCAGTCGCTGGAGGAGTCCAGTGCCCTGACGCACCTTGACCCGTGCGCGCTGAACGGCACCGACGACCTGCGCCTCGATGTGCTTGCCAACCAGGAGCACGGGCATGTGCTACTGAGCGCGGTTTTCGACAATCTCGGCAAAGGCGCGTCCGGGGCCGCCGCGCAGAACCTGGATTTGATGCTTGGCCGGCTATAG
- a CDS encoding LysR family transcriptional regulator → MREISLDRLRTLVAIADGGSFADAARNLHLAPPTVSLHIAELEERIGAQLLSRKRGQVRPTAIGEALVERARRLLADAAQAMDDVQRQVMGLAGRVRLGASTGAIAHLLPQALDELREQHPAIDVQVAVLTSHETLARLADGTLDVGLVALPQPPVAGLAIKPWRRDPVMAFVPAHWRSPARATPEWLAAQPLILNDATTRLSRLTTEWFAAAGHHPMPRIQLNYNDAIKSLVAAGYGAALLPHESTTPTPDPRIVMRPLRPSLWRRLGIAHRAAGVERSTQHVLDVLWKQRLG, encoded by the coding sequence ATGCGAGAGATCAGCCTCGACCGCCTGCGTACCCTGGTCGCCATTGCCGATGGCGGCTCCTTTGCCGATGCGGCACGCAACCTGCACCTGGCGCCGCCGACCGTGAGCCTGCATATCGCCGAACTGGAGGAACGCATCGGGGCGCAACTGCTGTCACGCAAGCGCGGGCAAGTGCGGCCGACGGCCATCGGCGAAGCGCTGGTCGAGCGTGCGCGCCGCTTGCTTGCCGACGCGGCGCAGGCCATGGACGACGTGCAACGCCAGGTGATGGGCCTGGCGGGGCGCGTGCGGCTTGGCGCGTCGACCGGGGCGATCGCGCATCTGCTGCCACAGGCGCTCGACGAGTTACGCGAGCAGCATCCCGCGATCGACGTGCAGGTAGCGGTGCTAACCTCGCATGAGACGCTTGCGCGGCTTGCCGACGGCACGCTCGACGTCGGACTGGTCGCGCTGCCTCAACCCCCGGTAGCCGGTCTGGCCATCAAACCCTGGCGGCGCGACCCGGTGATGGCGTTCGTGCCGGCGCACTGGCGCTCGCCGGCACGCGCGACGCCCGAGTGGCTCGCCGCTCAGCCGCTGATTCTGAATGACGCGACCACGCGTCTGTCGCGCCTGACCACGGAATGGTTCGCCGCGGCCGGCCATCATCCGATGCCGCGAATCCAGCTCAACTACAACGATGCCATCAAGAGTCTGGTCGCGGCCGGGTACGGCGCGGCGCTGCTGCCCCATGAGTCCACCACGCCCACACCCGACCCGCGCATCGTGATGCGACCGTTGCGCCCCTCGTTATGGCGCCGCCTTGGCATCGCGCATCGTGCCGCAGGCGTCGAGCGTTCGACGCAGCACGTACTCGATGTGCTGTGGAAACAGCGGTTGGGGTAG